A window of Chelmon rostratus isolate fCheRos1 chromosome 18, fCheRos1.pri, whole genome shotgun sequence genomic DNA:
ggagcacacctggctggaatcaattaatcagctgatctcagtcttcagctgataactaagtgatcccttgatgttgattggttggcctgatgtgctcctcctgggttggaatgaaaacctgcagccacgcggccctttatggaaccggtttgagatgcctgttttAGATGATGTCACCAACTAAAGATAGATctaaaaatatgttgtttgtcaTTCTCCATTCATTTGATTGCTTCTTGTGTGTTGTCTAAACAGGAGTTAAAGGTTGGAGATGATCATTATGTTAAGGACTTgaggaggcaggcagaggagctggacctgatgatggagaggatggaggacCAGATCAAAACCCTGACAAAGGCCTACAGGGAGGAGCTGGCCCAGATGGAGGTACAGTACAACTTGTAGGACCAGATCTGGCTCAAGAAGCAGTTTATGTAATTTGTAGATTCCATCTGAATCTGCACAGGCAATTGGATGAATGGGGCTTATTGCATCATTGTCTTGATTGTCTTCACCCTCTAGCTAGCATGGTGGTCGATCAGTCCACTACTTTGTTCCAGACAGAAATagctcaacaactattggatggattgctgtaacagacattcatgtttaaTTGAGCAGGACATTGTTGATCTCCTTACCTTTACTCTAGCACCATCTTCAGGTCAAAATTGTAATTCTTAAACCACCTTCAGgttcacatttgttgttttgggttAAATGTCTCAGCAACTGCTAAATGGATGGATGCGAtatggaaaagaaaaacctttctCATCTATGAAGAAAGTCTTATTTATGCCATTGTTGTCATTCTTACTCATGTTTGCGCTTGTGTTGTTGGTAGAGAGTTTATCACCAGGAAAATGAAGTCCTACTAAAAAGAGAcatggctgaatgggagcaatGCATGAAGGAACTTTTGGACAAGGAggtcaggacacacacacacacacacacacacacacacacacagacagacacacacactcagccacacATGCAGACTCTTATATCTTAAATATGTCAACTCTGCATCTAATGATACCTGATCTGTTTCCAGCTGGAGTGGCTGatgcagagggagaagaaagtGGAGGAGTACGAAGCCACGATTCACAATGCGACGTTGGAAACTATTGAAAAGTACAGCATCGTCCAGAtggaacagaaagaaaagcttcagGTTCGCATGAATATCAAGATGCACCCTGGTAGCTTTTGTTCTGTGAGCGCCGTTGAATAAGACAACGCTCCTGATGAGCTCAGACTCTTCCTTTGGTGTTAATTACAATGGGAATGATAGAGAGTAGTCTCAGTAATACAGTACATAGCGGTAGtgattgtgattattttggcaagaataaaacaaaagtcTTGGCAATGAAAACAGTGCCCAGAGCTGAAAGACCTGAAGTCCCATTCTTGCCTCTGCAGGTTCAGGAGAGACAGACTCAACAGTTAAAAGGCACCTTGGTATTTGCAAAGCTAAAACTAATGAGGACGCTGGATGAGAAACAATTACACAGCTTCAACCTGGCCCAAATGAAGAGCAGGATCATCAGGTGGTacagattttctctctctctctctgaaacacacacacacacacacacacacacacacacacacacacacacacacaaagttataTCTAATCCACTCTCTGTTTCTCGGATGactttgtgtttcagtctgcagaaagagatgaaaaaccTGACGGCTAAGTGCGCCAGTCAGGAGAAAGAGTTTACAAAGAGGAGCCGGTATTTGTCCGAGTACTACAAACGCAACATCCAGCAATATGAACACATGCTGACGAAAATCAAGTGAGTCATAATGATCCTATGAGTTTAAAGCAACGCTGACATGCTGTACGATTGCTAGCTTCTTATACCCAAATCTTTCCTTATCCTCTGTTCTTTAcacctccacccctccttcACTTCATGCAGACACTTTGCAGCCACTGACGTCAGAAAATTTGAGGACATGTGGCTCACGCTTGAAGCAGAGGTGAAGCAACTAGTGGAGAGGGCTCTGGTCAGTGACTTGCTGATCTGCAAGCAGCACCTTGGTTTAGCCTGGGATCGACCTCCTATGCCGTTCATGGAGCTCTCCGGTCCCATTCAGCCTAAGTCACAGGCCGTCTCCCAGTTGTTTCAGACCGGGCAGGCTGTACGGTGTAGTCCGAGGATGATGGATGCTTCAGTTGGGCCTAGGCTGGAGACTGACACTGAGAACATGGATGCAGAAATGTACAAGAAAGGGACAGCGGTGCAGAGCGAGAGTGGTGCAGAGGTGGAAGATGGGAAGTTGTCAACTGAGACGCTGAAGAAAGTGATGGAGCTGCTGTGCAATGAGGCGGTGAGCAACAAGTTCAAGATTCATGTTGATTACAGTAAGAGGACAAGAATGTATCACAATTTTTTGACAGTCAAAGACGTATAAATAGTAACTAAGATAGACAGGTAGGCAGTAAAAACATGAGGAAGTACGTGTCGATATGAATACAttatattaaaggaatagtttgacattttggaagaTACGCTGGTTCACGATATTTCCTGtgagttagatgaaaagatcaataccactctcatgtaaATGGTCTAAGGTCTCTGCTggtcacagtgatgacaagacACCAGGAAGTGgctgctcccagccaagaaatagtctggcactAGCCCTCGTAACTCAGTGGATTTTGCCCCTCATCACTCATGAAGATATATTAACggccagtatgaacaggaggaaagaTTACAACAAGCATAGACTGTTTCAATGAATGTGTGAGCACCTGACTGTTGTTTTAAGACAAAAATCATGAACTTCCCTTATACACCAAATTTGGTTGTTTCAGGGCTGtgtgttagctgttagctggaTTTTAATGTGccccaaactgctgctgtgaagcttGCAGATGAGCTGTAGGTTAATTGAAAGACTCTCTCAGCAGGCTggagttgtttgtgtgtgtttgtgaaagccttacagatgtgtgtgtgtgcagagtcaGTAAGGGCAAGTAAATGAGTTTAATCTGTGCAATGAAGCTTTCCTGAGTGAAAATTCTAATGTTACGGTATGAAGTTGTTGACTATTTGTCCCAAAAACACTACTATGAAATTATGCAACAAGCATCTTCCGTCTCCCGTCCTCCTATCTCAGGGCTTCCTGATGGGGGATAAGCTCCTGAACCTGCTGGCTCCCCTGGAGAAGGAGGACCAGACCGTTGTGAAGCTGGCCTCCCTCCTTTGTGTAAGTTCATGTAGTGTATTCCATCAGTGTATCTTTGGTCTGTGTGGAGCAAATCTCGAACAACCgaccatgtttttttctcttccagtctTTTGGCATTGAAGAGGAGGATCTGCCCAAGTTGGCTCATTTCTTATTAAAGTACAAACATCAGGAGACAGGGCAGACTgaggtgaggagggaaagagatgcagtggatggatggatgcctCAACAGAGATGTTTCCATAAGGGCGCCAGCTTGTGCAAAATACAGccttgcatctgtgtgtgttacagtgttttgtttgcctgCAGGATGTTTGCTTTGAGTCGGCTGAATCCGGAGATAAGGCAGAGGAAGTGGAGACCAACTCTGAACCTCCTCTGACGTCTGAAATGATTGATCCGAACCATGTTGTGCCTGCTCTAAAAAGTTTCCTCAAGCAGCTCACAAGGTCCAGGTAAGACcacatttaataaaatgctCATTTGAACCAATTATTTATGAGCATTGCATTACTCTCCATTATGCACCAaggctgtctgtgtgatttgaacATGAAGTGATGAAATACAATAGGGAAGGTATCTTTTTTAAtatgtgatgctgctgtgttccTGGTGCTTTCTAAGGGAGAGCTCAGCCCGTCGACGTCCCAGTCTCTGGCATGTAGCAGCCCGGGACTCTTCAGAGGATGAGGCCTACTGGGAGAGTATGGGCAACATAATCTCTGAGGACAAACTGGACCTCTGGGATGCAGCGGAGAACGCTCTGAAGCAGTACCAGTGAgtaacaaccacacacacaccaatcaaACATTCCTCTGTATTCAActgagttttttcttttctttgtgtttccagcGAGGTCCTGACAGAGATCTCTGAGCTCATCCCTGAGACTCAGAGTCTggagcagcagaacagagagctgcagatgctgctgcagctgtttctcaaCATAAGGGTATGTCTGTGGAGTTttgttgtatgtatgttttcCAGATATTCAGTGAGGGTGAGGAACTTTCCTGAGACTACTACAGAAAACAAGTACAAACAGTAAGATACTGTAATGTCCATAATTAAGTACTTTTTGATTTACAAATTATAACTATTTCAACAAACAAGtctgataatcgattaatcgtttaAACCATTTTTAAAGTACAAATGCTCTGAATTTCCTTAGTCCAGCTTCTTAAGGGTTCAGTATGTACTGTAGGATTCAGGcggatctactggcagaaatagAACATAACattcataagtatgtttctacagtagccagTACAGACAAActaaacactggctctagagagcaccTGGCATGTTTTTAGCAGCCAAGTTAAACTGTTAAACATCATCcatattatatatttgtttcTCTGATAGGTCAGCACAAACCTGGAGATACCCTAATAATCCATACTCAACTTGGAATCAGCAAAACTCggacagtgtgtgtatgtagatTCAGTAGTATTTGTATTTCACTCatattttcactgtaaaataaagcCTCTGTTAAATCAGCGTGGTTTGCAGGTTTTATTTGAACAGCCTCAGAAGAAACAAAATAGGCAGAACAATCAGCTACTACATCAGTAAGACATGCAGCAGTTCCTGTGGGATAAATGTGTATGCACAGTAGTACAGAGACATACAGTGGTTTCATCCAGCCATGTTGAAGAGCTTGTGGCTGAGCTCTGagggcagagagaagaagagcagggCCAGGAAGAGCAGACCcagcacagcagccagcagcaccaCACAGTGCAGCTTGTAGTGCCTCCAGGCCAGAATGCACACCGTCCTCATCGGGCTCAGCAGCCACGACATGCTGCCACTGGGACGACTGCACACAGAGATTCAGACATAAAAGAACTGAAGCTGTAGTACTGAGAGCGAGCTGTAGTAACTTAAACCTGCAACACATTTTgtggccacttgagggcagcggaaacaagctgtgaacacaacaagaCATATCACCTTGAAGTAAAGCAGCTGGAGCAACATGAGCTTTCATTGGGAGTCGTATTTGCCACCTGATGAATGGAAGTCCCATATTCACTTTCCATTTCCATCCCATGTGGCCTTTTGTGGGGGAAATCAACCATTACAACTGTATTTCTCACCAACTCactaaaggtccagtgtgtaggattcaggggatctattggcagaaatggaatataataattatgttttcatcagtggagaatcatctgaaaataattaatgtcttttctttgccttagaatgagctctttatatctttagagggagtgggtcctcttccatggagtctgccatgtttttatTGTGGACTAGAACGGACCACTAAACACAGGCTCTAGAGAGCGCATGTCTAGCAGCCGGCATAGGTTCTCCGCCAGGTTTGGTAAAAGGAGGGTGATTGCGATCTataacctcaccactagatgccactaaatcctacatgCTGGTCCTTAAAGTGGCTGTTGTTGGATCAGGCAGTCCCAAATGGAGCTGGctgttcagctgctgaatgTTCTTCTGCGTCACACACAAGCTGCTAACGTTGTCTACCATTTGGTGCTGGGGAGGTAGCATACTGTGGGGTTTGTAGAGTTTGCAGTAATGCTGCGAAAAcccaaacaatgagctgaaaaatgtcactgcagAACTAAAGGGAGTTTTACCTTCAACTACGTGTAGTCACATGATCCATTCAAATCCATCCAAACTATTGATTATAGCTACTTTAACAATCTCAAACATGTTGTCCATGGaattcagtttatttcaaatTGCCAAAAccgacagaaaataaatattgcacacatttcaacagatatataaacacaaaatcattgTAAAAACAGGCAGGTTTAGTGCAAACAATAACTGTAATCAGTGGAACACATAATCACAAACAAAGACTGCAACACAAATGAGTTCAAGCACAAGCAATCACAGGCAAATCTGAAATTTACCATGAGTTGTATTTTCACCGATTTATTTTGTTgactttgtgtatttgtgttttccatGGTGCAACCTCAGCATCATAGTAAATGACGGTTGCCTTCGATGATTTCTCTGAGAAtctaaataaaggttgaatgaatgaaagggaGCAAAGACACAGCAAACAACTCCAACTGACACGGAGCTACGGCCAGAGTTTTGAGAACCAACCCAGACCCCTTTCACCACTCCACTCAAGTGCACTTTAATCATATTACCACATTAGCTGTAATGTTACAGATATCGGGGTTGGTGATTTGGTTTGTGTTGAGCTGCAAAGACAAGTCATGCCAACACACATGACCTCCGTGGTCAGTTATCACAATGACGCATGCATATTGACATATAAGTCTACATTTTGGGAGAAAACAGTAATACCCTTGAAGTGTTTTTGAGGACTTTTACATCAGTCTTAGTCAAATCATATTTGCaaatagttttattttcctATGAGGGTTTTATCAGTATAACAGTAAAGTGAATTTACACACTTGAACAAAAATATGGGAATATTGAAGCTTAGGGCATTCTGAGAGAATCGGCTGAGCTGTGCATGTCTGGGTCCACATAttagtaataaaaaaatgtgctaaaacattttttttgtaaggaTTATTTGCAAGTACTATTTGACCAAAGTCTGTCTCGATTTAACATTTAGCATTGCAGTTGAAACTGAACCCTGTAGAGCGCttgttatttaattaattttgtaGTCACCTTGTTCTACGTCTCATTGAATTTCATTAGGAAAATAgacatctttatttttgtttcttcattatttTGAAGTGTGCAAAGGCAGCAAGAGCTatattagtttaaaaaaaaaggcagcactTTGCTTGAACCCCCTAGTCACATCTAAAAGGAGCTTATATACATTGAATTAATGATAAGGTAGTTATAAGCAGTATAAGTGTTCATTAATGTAACTGTTGACAACAATAACCCCTCTTGTGGACACTGGTTGGTGTgtaaacagataatgaatgacAATAGAGTAAAAGAcagatataataatataaaatatgtcttCACAGGAGACGTTATAATTGctcacaaacactgcacattaATGACCACTCACAACtctgcttacaactacattacAGCGTGTCGTACAGTAAACAATGTTTATACAGGGGTTTAAGCAAAGTGATGCCAAAAACATAGTTCGTTTGTTCAATATTCCCCTAAATCAACGGCAGACTTTGTAGCAGTAATGGGAGATCTTATAGCATCACTTGAAATGAACGTCCATGCAATCGTCTGACCACTAACACAACACTCCGATTTAGCTTAATAAGctgtaaaaacagataaaaggaACATTCATTGTCATGGACGTCGTctgaaaagaaggaggagaagaagaagagggggtTACTTTGTGGCAAATGATTGCTTTTAGTCAGTTCAAGGATGGAGTCCAGATGCTGAGTGTTAGATTTGTTAGGCTTGCTGCAGATTGGATAGAGGAGACAGCTAGCGGTGCCTTCCTTGCTGTGGGTGAGACTGAGGGAGAATGCTCGTGCTGTCTCCCCCATTCACCCATCCATCTCTCCGGCTGGCCACCCCCCTCCCTGCCCTCCCTGCAGCCTCTCAGGCCCCCAGCAGCTTCTTGACAAGGTAGCCCGGCATGCTGTAGAGGAAGAGGCCCAGcatgatgagcagcagcagggccagcACGATCTTGATGATCAGCCACTTGTAGCGGTTGCACACCAGGTAGCGGATGGCTTTCAGCGGGCTCAGGAACCACAGGAAGGTGGTGTCCGGGCGACtagagggagggatggaggttTTAGAGGAGGAAGGCAAAGGATTTGGTGAAGAAGGCATGCAGGTGGATGAGTGATGAAGGGTGAGTGATGGTGGATGGAGAAAGGGGAGAGACATGAGATGAAACACGGGAggagtaagagagagacagaaagctgaCATTAGTGGTTAGCAGGTTGCATTTAAGAGATTTACTACAATTCACTACAGCATGCTCACAACCCACATTTCTATCAACAGAATGCTTCAGAGGAGCAACAGATCACATCACAGAGTGAAAGctgaacaataaaaaacacGATGAACATGTTGataaagatggatggatggatgacggaccaacagctgcagacactgatGTCCAGGGACGTTTGTTTCTCACTTAAACCAAACGTCCACTGGCAATAATTGAACTATATTCTAATTGAATTCAGCTTCTGGTTTGTGTCATGCTATCGTCAACACACAGTGTGCGCAATAACACCTTTACACGCACACTAGTGCTCTTTATCCTGGTTTTAATCATGAAACATGAGAAATCCAgttattcatattcattcatttagtggGATAGCTTTGCATTTGTTAGAGTACAACTTGCCTCACATGATGTTTTGTACACTGTCCTGTAGTATTTTGTAAAATATCTGGATGAGGATCACTCTTCACACACTCTTCAACTTCAGCTTTAACGAAACATGATGTTTTAAACCAACCTCAGCAATGcccatgtgtgttttcattttaatgtgacttGCTTCggccttttttgtttgtttgcttttttcttgtggAAACAATAATGAACAATATGGCAACAAAACGTCACATAGACTGGGCATCTGAAAtgaactgcaaaaaaaacctttccCAGGCGGTGCCTTGTGCTGTGTTCATGCCATATTGGAGTTACCGTAACTACAAGTTCCCAACTTGTAAATAGTGTTCGACATCCAAGTTGTAACTAAAACTGGGAAACTCTTTGGATTTGGCAGGTAATAATACAGAAGGGCCAGAAAATGATGCCTCTTCTCAGGTAAACTCAGTCGTTAATGAATGTTGTGTTATATTGTCACACAACCATCTCAAAGATGTGGACGCTTGTTGGTCGTAATCTGTCCCATCTCTGCCATCCATCCCATATGACATGAGCTCAACATTTTGCAGCCGCCTGACTCTCCTGCCTTCAAACGGCCCTGCGTGTTCCCATACTCAACAGCTGGTCGCTTAGAAGACGTGTGATGGCACTTGGTGGCAAAAGACACTGACACTAATCTATAGCTAAGgcgacagaggagagacagaagtgGAGGAATAGACAGAATTCAAAGAGTCTGGCTGGACAGGAC
This region includes:
- the drc1 gene encoding dynein regulatory complex protein 1, which produces MEEVDKDPQEVSEPSVLPENQEAKNGVSLQDAEEDPSVEVNEEFKEKESQPQEEKEVEESEKLIPSQRIINLKRDLLTLVTNVQTAADAKESMRRTEVEKARSLRLERLENDLKSSQEKFEEITRGWSIAKQKVIPQELQEALNHQQQLCAALIGDKKKLINDLQQELKVGDDHYVKDLRRQAEELDLMMERMEDQIKTLTKAYREELAQMERVYHQENEVLLKRDMAEWEQCMKELLDKELEWLMQREKKVEEYEATIHNATLETIEKYSIVQMEQKEKLQVQERQTQQLKGTLVFAKLKLMRTLDEKQLHSFNLAQMKSRIIRCLQKEMKNLTAKCASQEKEFTKRSRYLSEYYKRNIQQYEHMLTKIKHFAATDVRKFEDMWLTLEAEVKQLVERALVSDLLICKQHLGLAWDRPPMPFMELSGPIQPKSQAVSQLFQTGQAVRCSPRMMDASVGPRLETDTENMDAEMYKKGTAVQSESGAEVEDGKLSTETLKKVMELLCNEAGFLMGDKLLNLLAPLEKEDQTVVKLASLLCSFGIEEEDLPKLAHFLLKYKHQETGQTEDVCFESAESGDKAEEVETNSEPPLTSEMIDPNHVVPALKSFLKQLTRSRESSARRRPSLWHVAARDSSEDEAYWESMGNIISEDKLDLWDAAENALKQYHEVLTEISELIPETQSLEQQNRELQMLLQLFLNIRVCLWSFVVCMFSRYSVRVRNFPETTTENKYKQ